The following proteins are co-located in the Manihot esculenta cultivar AM560-2 chromosome 9, M.esculenta_v8, whole genome shotgun sequence genome:
- the LOC110623471 gene encoding thaumatin-like protein, translating to MLRPSSSASLLVSLLLLLLTSSSSAIGEQLIIVNNCNESIWPGMLGGAGHPTPKDGGFHLGSGEEVVVDLPQKWSGRLWGRQGCAFDKNGKGSCYTGDCSGLLHCQGIGGAPPATMVEMTLGSSTSPLHFYDVSLVDGFNLPVSMAPVGGGIGCGVASCEVDLNICCPSALEVKRDGKIVGCKSACLAMQSAKYCCTGDYSNPKTCKPTLFAHLFKAICPKAYSYAFDDSSSLNKCRASRYVITFCPPK from the exons ATGCTAAGGCCGTCCTCTTCTGCTTCACTTCTTGTttctcttctcctcctccttttaACATCTTCCTCCTCTGCAA TTGGGGAGCAACTCATTATTGTGAACAACTGCAATGAAAGCATATGGCCTGGAATGCTCGGAGGTGCAGGCCACCCTACGCCGAAAGATGGAGGTTTTCATCTAGGCAGCGGAGAGGAAGTCGTCGTTGATTTACCGCAGAAGTGGTCGGGGAGATTATGGGGTAGACAAGGATGTGCTTTTGACAAGAATGGTAAAGGGTCATGTTACACAGGAGATTGCTCCGGCTTACTTCACTGCCAAGGCATTGGTGGTGCACCACCTGCAACAATGGTGGAAATGACTCTGGGATCTTCTACTTCTCCCTTGCACTTCTATGATGTTAGTTTGGTTGATGGGTTCAATTTGCCAGTTTCAATGGCACCAGTGGGTGGTGGAATTGGATGTGGAGTAGCATCATGTGAGGTTGATCTCAACATCTGCTGCCCATCTGCGCTTGAAGTGAAAAGAGATGGCAAGATAGTGGGGTGTAAAAGTGCTTGCTTGGCTATGCAATCAGCTAAATATTGCTGCACAGGAGACTACTCTAATCCAAAGACTTGCAAGCCTACCCTTTTTGCACATCTATTCAAGGCTATATGTCCAAAGGCTTATAGTTATGCTTTTGATGACTCTAGCAGCCTGAACAAATGCAGGGCTTCTCGCTATGTTATCACTTTCTGCCCTCCTAAATAA